One genomic window of Choristoneura fumiferana chromosome 14, NRCan_CFum_1, whole genome shotgun sequence includes the following:
- the LOC141434983 gene encoding uncharacterized protein: MEESPGRRRLSTPSRREAHAATRSRSRLRPPSSRRLLPDSELRRERLLLLERELQLERDRLRASEERHASRANDERRSRSRQRRSSSRDSRRSRATDRGAGRRVGAGYRERSRSPSFSKRDLIDIFKQMRDGLTLPPVPQGAQQPLQKIDHKNILPDFDPSTKNQRIDIWLKKVNECASVYGWDERTTTHFAMQKLQGLAKTWYQSLNTILFTWPEWQEKLISAFPCEQNYGQTLEDMIKRKSKFNEPIEVYYYEKLSLINQCEIEGRRAVDCIIHGLSDRGLRLGALALRCSQPDQLLQYLLSNKDPNQISGGDRLPLRNKNFSNTNVNNARSEGKPTPPIGCYNCREKGHSFLYCPKPLVRCTQCNKVGHTAEKCYSKTGDKPNKTTVAIGKTMRIDYVDKDVVSNRDSKFIKDVQLNDVSFRAFIDFGSDVTLVRESAARELGVPHDNVLSFMKGFGNDIVQSLGGLTVNVSVDGVNATVLCKVVSDHLLEMPVLIGQSFTEQPHISVYKDVNQLQFFNVGNELPSPAVSDDSEKLLSFSPAGTVEIFGPASVRIETKSLFDGNVLIKNCVAGKPGGQYFIAGGLHRSVNGRVNVLVVPCANSCLITSKLVFCRAERVDVVNRLFVDTPIEMRTDSTLDENQVKICETASEDAKQTLLVMLEKYQHCFASSLKDIGCTNAAEMNIELNSQRPIVYRPYRLSHHEREKVRSMVADMLDAGIVRESVSNYASPILLVRKKDGSPRLCVDFRMLNSVTVKERYPMPIIEDEIARLAGQGCFITLDLTSGYYQVPISEQSKHLTSFVTPDGQYEFNRMPFGLANAPAVFQRMINTILGSARFSKATAYIDDILIFGKDSTECLERLEEVLQVIEKANLTLNLSKYFAQISSPLCKLLKKDVAWEWTDSQERAFETLKIKQSKSIGSSLEQRVSAKRLLFLTTLTGTYTLTIKSF; this comes from the exons ATGGAAGAGAGTCCGGGACGGCGGAGGCTCTCGACTCCTAGTCGCAGAGAGGCCCACGCTGCCACACGAAGTCGTAGCAGACTACGGCCGCCTAGCTCCAGGCGCCTGCTACCTGATTCGGAGCTCAGGCGTGAGCGCCTCCTCCTGCTGGAACGAGAGCTACAGCTCGAGCGCGATCGACTGCGAGCCTCCGAGGAGCGCCATGCTTCGCGAGCCAACGATGAGCGACGATCGCGCAGTCGCCAGCGCCGCAGTTCTTCAAGAGACTCCCGGCGCAGCAGGGCAACTGACCGGGGTGCAGGACGACGTGTCGGCGCGGGATATAGAGAAAGGTCACGTAGTCCCTCTTTTTCTAAACGAGActtgattgatatttttaaacaaatgagGGATGGTTTGACATTACCGCCCGTACCTCAAGGCGCTCAACAACCGCTCCAAAAGATagatcataaaaatattttacctgaTTTCGATCCTTCTACCAAGAATCAGCGCATTGATATTTGGTTAAAGAAGGTCAACGAGTGCGCTTCAGTGTACGGGTGGGATGAACGAACTACTACTCATTTCGCTATGCAGAAATTGCAAGGTCTGGCCAAGACGTGGTACCAAAGTCTTAATACGATTCTTTTTACCTGGCCAGAGTGGCAGGAAAAGTTAATTAGCGCGTTTCCATGCGAGCAAAACTATGGACAGACCTTGGAAGACATGATTAAAAGAAAAAGCAAATTTAATGAACCTATAGAAGTGtattattacgaaaaattaagtctTATAAATCAATGTGAAATAGAAGGTAGACGTGCCGTAGACTGTATAATACACGGTCTCAGTGATAGGGGACTTAGGTTAGGTGCGTTGGCGCTACGCTGCTCCCAGCCCGATCAATTATTGCAATACTTGCTTAGTAATAAAGACCCTAATCAAATTAGCGGTGGGGACAGACTCCCACTTAGGAATAAAAACTTTAGTAACACTAACGTTAACAATGCGAGGTCGGAGGGTAAGCCAACACCGCCAATCGGGTGTTATAATTGTAGGGAAAAGGGTCATAGCTTTTTGTACTGCCCTAAACCGTTGGTAAGATGCACGCAGTGCAATAAAGTAGGCCACACTGCCGAAAAATGCTATAGCAAGACAGGTGATAAACCAAACAAAACCACTGTCGCAATTGGTAAAACCATGCGCATTGATTATGTAGATAAGGACGTTGTTAGTAATCGAGATTCTAAGTTTATAAAGGATGTGCAGTTGAACGATGTTTCATTTAGGGCCTTCATAGATTTTGGGAGCGATGTTACCTTAGTAAGAGAATCTGCTGCTAGAGAATTAGGAGTGCCTCATGACAACGTATTATCGTTTATGAAAGGGTTTGGCAATGACATAGTTCAGTCATTAGGAGGGCTCACCGTTAATGTAAGCGTCGATGGTGTGAATGCTACCGTTTTGTGCAAAGTTGTAAGCGATCATTTGTTGGAAATGCCTGTCCTTATTGGACAGTCATTTACGGAGCAGCCACACATATCGGTTTACAAGGACGTGAATCAATTGCAATTCTTTAATGTCGGCAACGAATTGCCTAGTCCTGCAGTAAGTGATGatagtgaaaaattattgagCTTCTCACCAGCAGGAACTGTAGAGATTTTTGGTCCGGCGTCTGTTAGAATAGAAACAAAATCTTTGTTTGATGGTAATGTGCTTATTAAGAATTGTGTGGCAGGGAAACCTGGCGGACAGTATTTTATTGCCGGTGGACTTCATCGTTCAGTTAATGGTCGAGTCAACGTGCTGGTCGTACCTTGCGCAAATTCTTGCCTCATAACGTCTAAACTCGTTTTTTGTCGTGCTGAACGTGTCGATGTCGTTAATAGGCTTTTTGTTGATACTCCTATCGAAATGCGAACTGATTCAACGTTGGACGAAAATCAGGTGAAAATCTGCGAGACCGCATCAGAGGACGCCAAGCAGACCTTGTTAGTGATGTTGGAGAAGTACCAACACTGTTTTGCTTCTTCTCTAAAGGATATAGGATGTACTAATGCCGCGGAGATGAACATAGAGTTGAATAGTCAGCGGCCAATTGTTTATCGCCCGTATAGACTGTCTCATCACGAACGAGAAAAGGTGCGCTCGATGGTAGCAGATATGCTCGATGCTGGTATAGTTAGGGAGTCAGTCTCAAACTACGCTAGTCCAATCCTGCTCGTTCGGAAGAAGGATGGGTCTCCTAGGTTGTGCGTTGACTTTCGCATGCTTAATTCTGTGACAGTTAAAGAAAGGTACCCGATGCCCATCATTGAAGACGAGATAGCCCGTCTTGCTGGGCAGGGGTGCTTCATAACTCTCGACCTCACATCAGGCTACTATCAGGTACCCATTTCGGAGCAGAGTAAACATCTCACCTCTTTTGTGACACCGGACGGACAATATGAGTTTAACCGGATGCCGTTCGGCTTAGCGAATGCGCCTGCCGTGTTTCAACGGATGATCAACACCATTTTAGGTTCTGCTCGCTTCAGTAAAGCTACAGCGTACATAGATGATATTCTGATCTTTGGAAAGGATTCTACTGAGTGTCTGGAGCGGCTAGAAGAGGTATTACAGGTGATAGAGAAGGCGAATCTTACATTGAACTTGTCAAAGT ATTTTGCACAGATATCGTCTCCCCTTTGTAAGCTTCTTAAGAAAGATGTAGCGTGGGAATGGACTGACAGTCAAGAGAGGGCGTTCGAGACGTTGAAG ATCAAGCAGAGCAAATCGATCGGCTCGAGCTTGGAGCAGCGAGTGTCAGCTAAGCGCCTGCTCTTCCTCACCACTCTCACGG